A stretch of DNA from Streptomyces xanthii:
CGGCCATCGGCAAGTTGGGGGACGACCCCGGTACCACTCGTCGAGCCGCCGACTACCTGGAAGGAAACGCGTGGAAGCCAATTCTCGTGGCACCGGGCGTCTACCGGCTGCCTTCCTGACGCCCGGCTCGTCGTCCTTCATGGACTTCCTGGCCGAGCACCAGCCCGAAATGCTGCCGGGGAACCGGCAGTTGCCGCCGACTCAGGGCGTCATCGAGGCCCCGCACGGCACGACGATCGTGTCCGTGACGTTCCCCGGCGGCGTCGTGCTCGCCGGTGACCGGCGGGCCACGATGGGCAACGTCATCGCGCAGCGCGACATCGAGAAGGTCTTCCCGGCGGACGAGTACTCGGCCGTCGGCATCGCGGGAACCGCCGGTCTGGCGGTGGAGATGGTGAAGCTCTTCCAGCTGGAGCTGGAGCACTTCGAGAAGGTCGAGGGTGCCCAGCTGTCGCTGGAGGGCAAGGCGAACCGGTTGTCCACGATGATCCGGTCGAACCTCGGCATGGCGATGCAGGGTCTGGCGGTCGTGCCCCTCTTCGCCGGCTTCGACGTCGACCGCGCGAAGGGCCGCATCTTCTCGTACGACGTGACGGGCGGGCGCAGTGAGGAGCACGGGTACGCCGCGACCGGTTCCGGTTCGGTCTTCGCGCGCGGGGCGATGAAGAAGCTCTACCGCGACGATCTGACGGAGGACCAGGCGACGACGCTGGTCGTGCAGGCGCTGTACGACGCCGCGGACGACGACTCGGCGACGGGCGGTCCCGACATGGCCCGCAGGATCTTCCCGATCGTCACCGTGATCACGGAGGACGGGTTCCGGAGGCTGTCGGAGGAGGAGTCGTCCGCGATCGCCCGCTCGATCTTGGAGCGGCGCCTCGAGCAGCCGGACGGCCCTCGCGCCGCCCTGCTCTGAGCCGATCCCATTCACTGAGTCACTGACAGAAAGGGACGGATAGCCGGTGTCGACACCGTTCTATGTCTCTCCCCAGCAGGCGATGGCCGACCGCGCGGAGTACGCGCGCAAGGGCATCGCGCGCGGTCGCAGCCTGGTGGTGCTGCAGTACGCCGACGGCATCGTGTTCGTCGGCGAGAACCCGTCCCGTGCACTCCACAAGTTCAGCGAGATCTACGACCGCATCGGTTTCGCGGCGGCCGGCAAGTACAACGAGTACGAGAACCTGCGGATCGGCGGTGTCCGGTACGCGGACCTGCGCGGTTACACCTACGACCGCGACGACGTGACGGCCCGTGGGCTGGCGAACGTGTACGCCCAGACGCTGGGCACGATCTTCTCCAGCGCGGGCGAGAAGCCGTACGAGGTGGAGCTGGTCGTCGCGGAGGTGGGCGAGTCCGCCGAGGGCGACCAGATCTACCGGCTGCCGCACGACGGCTCGATCGTCGACGAGCACGGCTCGGTGGCGGTGGGCGGCAACGCGGAGCAGATCAGCACCTTCCTGGACCAGCGCCACCAGGACGGCATGACGCTGTCCGAGGCGCTCAAGCTGGCGGTGCAGGCCCTGTCGAGGGACACGAACGGGAGCGAGCGGGAGATCCCCGCGGAGCGCCTGGAAGTGGCCGTCCTGGACCGTACGCGGCCGCAGCAGCGCAAGTTCAAGCGGATCGCCGGACGGCAGCTGGAGCGGCTGCTGACGGCCGAGGGCGCGGCGGAGGTGTCGAAGGCGGCGTCCGAGGCCGTGTCCGACGACACGTCCTCCGACTCCGACTCCGACGGCGGCTCCGAGGCGTAGCGCGCGGGTTCCTCTTCGAGAGGTGTGCCCCGACCGGTCCGTGACCGGCCGGGGCACACGTGTGTCAGGGGGCGTCGGTGCGCGGCGGCGGCGCGGTGGA
This window harbors:
- the prcA gene encoding proteasome subunit alpha; the encoded protein is MSTPFYVSPQQAMADRAEYARKGIARGRSLVVLQYADGIVFVGENPSRALHKFSEIYDRIGFAAAGKYNEYENLRIGGVRYADLRGYTYDRDDVTARGLANVYAQTLGTIFSSAGEKPYEVELVVAEVGESAEGDQIYRLPHDGSIVDEHGSVAVGGNAEQISTFLDQRHQDGMTLSEALKLAVQALSRDTNGSEREIPAERLEVAVLDRTRPQQRKFKRIAGRQLERLLTAEGAAEVSKAASEAVSDDTSSDSDSDGGSEA
- the prcB gene encoding proteasome subunit beta, giving the protein MEANSRGTGRLPAAFLTPGSSSFMDFLAEHQPEMLPGNRQLPPTQGVIEAPHGTTIVSVTFPGGVVLAGDRRATMGNVIAQRDIEKVFPADEYSAVGIAGTAGLAVEMVKLFQLELEHFEKVEGAQLSLEGKANRLSTMIRSNLGMAMQGLAVVPLFAGFDVDRAKGRIFSYDVTGGRSEEHGYAATGSGSVFARGAMKKLYRDDLTEDQATTLVVQALYDAADDDSATGGPDMARRIFPIVTVITEDGFRRLSEEESSAIARSILERRLEQPDGPRAALL